Proteins co-encoded in one Spirosoma endbachense genomic window:
- a CDS encoding polysaccharide deacetylase family protein, with the protein MKKIALLSLLLLTHTLTFAQNSTVWNGKKCAVALTYDDALLVHLDNVIPVMDSLGLKGTFYLSGYFPGFVNYIPRWRSAAVNGHELANHTLFHPCAGDRPGREWVKPANDLSKYTVQRMTDEIRMTNILLKTLDGQSARTFAYPCGDTKIGDVDYYKSVEGDFVAARGTKSEMKPITEINFADIGSYAINGQSGEQMIDLVKKAQETNSLLVFLFHGVGGGHSLNVALAEHNKLVQYLKQHESDIWVAPFIEVAQYAKAHQSKHK; encoded by the coding sequence ATGAAAAAAATAGCCTTACTTAGTTTATTGCTACTCACCCACACCCTGACATTCGCGCAAAATTCTACCGTCTGGAACGGAAAAAAATGTGCGGTGGCACTCACCTACGACGATGCCTTACTGGTGCATCTGGACAATGTCATTCCGGTTATGGATTCGTTAGGTTTGAAAGGAACGTTCTATTTATCAGGCTATTTCCCCGGCTTCGTGAACTATATACCGCGCTGGCGATCAGCGGCTGTTAACGGGCATGAGTTAGCCAACCATACGCTGTTTCATCCCTGCGCTGGCGACCGGCCCGGCCGAGAATGGGTGAAACCAGCCAACGATTTGAGCAAGTACACCGTCCAGCGGATGACGGACGAAATCAGGATGACCAACATCCTGCTCAAAACCCTTGATGGCCAATCAGCCCGGACTTTTGCTTATCCGTGTGGTGACACTAAAATTGGCGATGTGGATTACTACAAGTCCGTAGAAGGTGATTTTGTGGCTGCACGAGGGACAAAAAGCGAGATGAAACCGATCACTGAAATCAATTTTGCCGACATTGGATCGTATGCCATCAATGGGCAGTCGGGTGAACAAATGATTGACTTAGTAAAAAAAGCGCAGGAAACGAATTCCTTGCTCGTCTTCCTGTTTCATGGCGTCGGCGGTGGACACTCCCTGAATGTTGCGCTGGCGGAACACAACAAACTAGTACAGTATCTAAAACAGCATGAATCGGACATCTGGGTAGCGCCATTCATTGAAGTGGCTCAATACGCAAAGGCCCATCAATCGAAGCATAAATAG
- a CDS encoding RagB/SusD family nutrient uptake outer membrane protein encodes MKRHYYLTSALLLSVAIGCNDKSLDQLNPNAVTTDSYFKTDVQIKSATNGIYAALQSTNLVAREWFFTEDLRSDDVSAGGGQLETPRNQLLTGVHDTGNSLVSAVWTGAYRIIHRANVVIDKAAASTSTLTASVAAQATGEAKFLRAWSYFELVSLWGGVPLYKNYVTSLAGSAPRSPEADVYAFIVADLKAAQEALPATYDAANQGRATKGAAQMLLARVYMQQGDYANAKTELQKIISSGTYQLVDEYNDNFIEETEFNKESIWEVNFLPSGGTFNWGGDGDGASGGEETVRTQEYSGIGWRNIIPSNSLLAEFEKTSKGDAKTDPRYAKSVYTTGDKFNNGQNVLTDAQQNGFSSMVDGKEQKISWRKFTLMYKAGVSTTGGINQRIMRYAETLLAMAECENELGNMASAVTYLNMIRNRASVAMPVYPTANYPVSTKDQVFTAIMHERRIELNGEEIRNRDILRWRKLGKLKTEPLAYFQKGKHELLPIPQQEIDNNPNIGLKGQNPGY; translated from the coding sequence ATGAAAAGACACTATTATTTAACCAGCGCTTTGCTACTGAGCGTTGCTATTGGGTGTAATGACAAAAGTTTAGATCAACTCAACCCGAACGCCGTTACAACCGATAGTTACTTTAAGACCGATGTGCAGATAAAGAGTGCCACAAATGGCATATACGCGGCTCTTCAATCGACTAACCTGGTGGCGCGTGAGTGGTTTTTTACCGAAGACCTTCGTTCTGACGATGTGTCGGCTGGAGGAGGGCAGCTCGAAACACCCCGTAACCAGTTGCTAACCGGTGTTCACGATACGGGTAATTCGCTGGTAAGTGCCGTCTGGACGGGTGCTTATCGGATCATTCACCGGGCCAATGTTGTGATCGACAAAGCGGCTGCCTCCACGTCTACCTTAACGGCCAGTGTGGCTGCTCAGGCAACCGGAGAAGCCAAATTCCTGCGAGCCTGGTCCTATTTTGAGTTGGTGAGTCTATGGGGTGGGGTACCATTGTATAAAAACTACGTTACCTCACTGGCCGGTTCGGCACCCCGTTCGCCGGAGGCTGATGTGTACGCATTTATCGTTGCTGATTTGAAGGCGGCTCAGGAGGCACTTCCTGCTACGTATGATGCTGCCAATCAGGGTCGGGCCACGAAAGGAGCGGCTCAGATGCTGTTAGCCCGCGTTTATATGCAACAGGGCGATTACGCCAATGCCAAAACGGAGCTTCAGAAAATCATCAGCTCGGGTACGTATCAACTGGTTGATGAGTATAACGACAATTTCATTGAAGAAACTGAGTTCAATAAAGAGTCGATCTGGGAGGTTAACTTTTTACCATCGGGCGGCACATTTAACTGGGGTGGCGATGGTGATGGCGCTTCGGGTGGCGAAGAAACCGTTCGGACTCAGGAGTATTCGGGTATCGGCTGGCGCAACATCATTCCGTCGAATAGCCTGCTGGCTGAATTTGAAAAAACCTCTAAAGGCGATGCCAAGACTGATCCACGTTATGCTAAATCGGTGTATACCACGGGCGATAAATTCAATAACGGGCAGAATGTCCTGACTGACGCTCAGCAGAATGGCTTCAGTTCGATGGTCGATGGCAAAGAACAGAAAATAAGCTGGCGGAAGTTTACTCTGATGTACAAAGCAGGCGTTTCGACTACGGGAGGCATTAACCAGCGTATTATGCGTTACGCCGAGACACTGCTGGCGATGGCCGAGTGCGAAAATGAGTTAGGGAATATGGCCAGTGCCGTTACCTATCTGAACATGATTCGGAATCGCGCTAGTGTGGCTATGCCCGTTTACCCAACAGCGAACTATCCGGTTTCGACAAAAGATCAGGTATTCACTGCCATTATGCACGAACGCCGAATTGAGCTAAATGGTGAAGAAATCCGGAATCGGGATATCTTGCGCTGGCGTAAGCTTGGTAAGTTGAAAACCGAGCCTCTTGCTTACTTCCAGAAGGGCAAACATGAGCTACTACCCATTCCCCAGCAGGAAATTGACAATAACCCCAACATTGGCCTCAAGGGTCAGAATCCTGGTTATTGA
- a CDS encoding response regulator, translating into MPSLISIIVISEDRALAETLGQASACSFPEATFRQFLCANEAKTYLKEVNKESINLVLLDINMQDSANELNFLAFLRARDEMQQVPVVILTVAQLPCDVVASYAFSAASFTFKPFSVNDWKTYLSLCKQTYFP; encoded by the coding sequence ATGCCGTCTTTAATTTCTATCATAGTCATCAGTGAGGATAGGGCATTAGCCGAGACCTTAGGTCAGGCTTCAGCTTGTTCCTTTCCAGAAGCTACGTTCCGGCAGTTTTTATGTGCGAACGAAGCCAAAACGTATTTGAAGGAGGTCAATAAAGAAAGCATTAACCTGGTTTTGCTGGATATCAATATGCAGGATAGTGCGAATGAACTGAATTTTCTGGCCTTTTTACGGGCGCGTGATGAAATGCAACAAGTACCGGTCGTTATTCTAACTGTCGCACAATTACCCTGCGATGTTGTGGCTTCCTATGCATTCAGTGCGGCTTCATTTACGTTTAAACCGTTTAGCGTCAATGACTGGAAAACGTATTTATCGCTTTGTAAGCAGACCTACTTTCCATAA
- a CDS encoding glycoside hydrolase family 43 protein, translating into MFILNKFTLAAITFVSVGLSAGICQTTTKSAPAKPKPLVTALYTADPSAHVFNGKIYIYPSHDIEANVPQDDEGGHFNMRDYHVFSMDNINSKVTDHGVALDIKDVPWAGRQMWAPDAAYKNGTYYLYFPVKDKQDVFRMGVATSKSPTGPFKAEPAPIPGSYSIDPAVFTDTDGKTYMYFGGIWGGQLQRWATGKYNKNLKTDLGKDNEPALSAKVVRMSKDMLKFDEPVKEVKIIDKNGKPLLAGDHDRRFFEGAWMHKYNGTYYFSYSTGDTHFLAYATSKSPYGPFTYQGTFMKPVTGWTTHHSIVEFKGKWYIFYHDVELSGKTHLRNIKVRELKRKPDGSLETITP; encoded by the coding sequence ATGTTCATCCTGAATAAATTTACCCTTGCTGCCATAACGTTTGTGAGTGTTGGGCTAAGTGCTGGTATTTGCCAGACAACCACCAAATCTGCCCCGGCTAAACCCAAACCGCTGGTTACTGCGCTATACACAGCGGACCCGTCGGCTCACGTGTTCAATGGGAAGATTTACATTTATCCATCGCACGATATTGAAGCAAACGTGCCCCAGGATGATGAAGGAGGCCATTTTAACATGCGCGACTATCATGTTTTCTCAATGGACAACATCAATAGTAAGGTAACCGATCATGGGGTGGCACTGGATATTAAGGATGTTCCCTGGGCAGGCCGTCAGATGTGGGCACCCGATGCAGCTTACAAAAATGGAACCTATTATCTCTACTTTCCCGTGAAGGATAAACAGGATGTGTTCCGAATGGGCGTAGCGACCAGCAAATCACCGACCGGGCCGTTTAAAGCCGAACCCGCTCCCATACCGGGTAGTTATAGCATCGATCCAGCGGTTTTTACGGATACCGACGGGAAAACCTATATGTACTTTGGTGGCATCTGGGGCGGTCAGCTACAGCGCTGGGCTACAGGCAAGTATAATAAAAACTTAAAAACAGATTTAGGCAAAGACAACGAACCCGCCTTGAGTGCTAAAGTCGTTCGGATGAGCAAGGATATGCTCAAATTCGATGAGCCGGTCAAAGAGGTAAAAATTATCGACAAGAATGGGAAGCCGCTGCTGGCGGGTGACCATGACCGACGTTTCTTCGAAGGTGCCTGGATGCACAAATACAACGGAACCTATTACTTCTCCTATTCGACCGGTGATACTCACTTTTTGGCATACGCGACCAGTAAATCACCCTATGGTCCGTTCACGTATCAGGGTACATTCATGAAGCCAGTAACTGGCTGGACGACACACCATTCCATTGTTGAATTCAAGGGAAAGTGGTATATCTTTTACCACGACGTCGAGTTATCGGGTAAAACGCATTTGCGGAATATCAAAGTACGCGAATTGAAGCGCAAGCCTGATGGTTCTTTGGAAACCATTACACCCTAA
- a CDS encoding RagB/SusD family nutrient uptake outer membrane protein: protein MKKILNYILLSTICTGLWGLSSCSSFLEENNKNTVTADVFYKTTEGIESLVNSCYAPTRIWYGKTVGYLLTEAGTDEMQFGNTANGSYPYFDYNSNLQATEGGLIFVWKSFYRGINTCNTAIARIKNSPLPANLKAIREGEVRFLRAFYYYHLVETFGAIPLRTQETTEPEITALRAPVDEVYKLIFSDLETALTTIKGVVTPQGGRITEPAVAAFLARLYLTRDKNTEALAMADRVIKSYDFKLTENYKALWDIANSSGSTNKEVIWFVNYSENNTLNDYGRYDDLGYYWLWEGGHHGHLMFIPYFNGLKGWQYDLESGRSLLQYMPSKYLIDLYDETKDARWAGSFRTVWWANDPTTLPAGMKLGDTIAVVSKRAVTDTYRKSKPYTIYDANDVYQANGVPVIPRWRYAGLWKFADPSRSAKDVVNSKRDAFVFRLSEMYMIAAEASMKLGNTGSAADYVNVVRKRAALPGKSDQMIVKATDMTLDFMLDERAREFVGEQLRWFDLKRTGKLIERLAKYNLDAAPNVKSYHLMRPIPRVEIDVLQNKTEFVQNPGYN, encoded by the coding sequence ATGAAAAAGATCCTTAATTATATACTGCTTTCTACGATTTGTACCGGACTGTGGGGGCTGTCCTCCTGCTCTAGTTTTCTGGAAGAAAACAACAAAAACACGGTAACCGCCGATGTCTTTTATAAAACCACAGAAGGCATTGAGAGTCTGGTTAATTCCTGCTATGCACCCACCCGCATCTGGTACGGTAAAACGGTTGGCTATCTGTTGACAGAAGCGGGTACCGACGAAATGCAGTTCGGCAATACCGCAAACGGATCGTACCCCTATTTTGATTATAACTCCAATCTACAGGCAACTGAAGGCGGGTTGATTTTTGTCTGGAAAAGCTTTTACCGGGGCATTAACACCTGTAACACCGCCATCGCCCGAATCAAGAATTCGCCGTTGCCCGCTAATCTGAAAGCTATTCGGGAAGGTGAAGTTCGTTTCCTGAGAGCTTTTTATTACTACCATCTGGTTGAAACCTTTGGTGCTATTCCGTTGCGTACCCAGGAGACGACCGAACCTGAAATAACAGCCCTCAGAGCGCCTGTCGATGAGGTTTATAAGCTCATATTCAGTGATCTGGAAACGGCCCTTACAACTATAAAAGGGGTGGTGACTCCGCAGGGTGGACGCATAACCGAACCCGCAGTGGCTGCGTTTCTGGCGCGTCTGTACCTGACCCGCGACAAAAACACCGAAGCGCTGGCAATGGCCGACCGGGTTATTAAAAGCTATGATTTCAAATTGACAGAGAATTATAAGGCTCTCTGGGATATAGCGAACAGCAGCGGTAGCACCAATAAAGAAGTGATCTGGTTTGTCAACTATTCAGAGAATAATACGCTCAATGACTATGGTCGCTACGATGATCTGGGTTATTACTGGCTCTGGGAGGGCGGCCATCATGGTCACCTGATGTTTATCCCTTATTTCAATGGGCTGAAAGGCTGGCAGTATGATCTGGAATCGGGGAGATCACTCTTACAGTATATGCCTTCAAAGTATTTAATTGACCTCTACGACGAAACGAAAGACGCACGCTGGGCCGGTTCATTCCGGACGGTCTGGTGGGCGAATGATCCAACAACACTGCCCGCTGGCATGAAGCTGGGCGACACGATTGCCGTCGTATCAAAGCGGGCAGTTACGGATACATACCGCAAATCGAAACCCTATACGATTTATGATGCCAACGATGTTTATCAGGCGAATGGTGTGCCTGTCATTCCACGGTGGCGCTATGCTGGACTTTGGAAATTTGCTGATCCGAGCCGTTCGGCCAAAGACGTGGTGAACAGCAAACGGGATGCGTTCGTTTTTCGATTATCAGAAATGTATATGATCGCAGCAGAAGCCAGCATGAAGCTGGGCAATACGGGTAGTGCCGCTGATTATGTCAATGTGGTTAGAAAGCGGGCTGCGCTGCCTGGAAAAAGCGACCAGATGATCGTGAAAGCCACCGATATGACACTGGATTTTATGCTGGACGAACGGGCTCGGGAATTCGTTGGTGAACAACTGCGCTGGTTTGATCTAAAACGAACCGGAAAGTTGATCGAGCGACTGGCTAAATACAATCTGGACGCTGCTCCCAATGTGAAATCGTATCATTTGATGCGGCCAATTCCTCGTGTTGAGATCGATGTTTTACAGAATAAAACAGAATTCGTTCAGAATCCGGGTTATAATTAG
- a CDS encoding SusC/RagA family TonB-linked outer membrane protein — protein MVNQLQLRGLLRIFLRHGLYQLVLIAIFTLSVKAQNASADKSITGTVLDEKGSPLVGVNIQIRGTTRGTASDARGAYRIDVPNGNAVLVFSYIGYKKQEIAVNNQSTINVSLEGDAGSLEEVVVVGYGTQRRSSLTGAVSTVTPKELTALPVPNVTSALQGRVPGVSVVNNGGPGSSPIVQIRGIGSINYASGPLYVIDGVPTGDLNSFNTNDIESLEVLKDASSAAIYGSRASNGVILITTKKGGRDSKIRISLDSYVGTQSAWHKVDVLNRDQYVQYAKALTSNAGIPTPGRLSDLNQPIYAGATQTFAQTETNWQNELFRNAPIAQHQLSLSGGNAVSRFFASGSYFKQNGIMKGTDFERGSLRLNSDHQVAKFLTIGQTLTAAYSNQRAEPSADRSQLMHAIRMMPYWPTTDPTKVGGFSAPTALDGSDPENPLRALTMDVTRTKFLKAFATVYADVRLTSFLKYRFNYGVDLGFTNGSTFNPIYNDGYVQRTSATVSQVRNTNISQVITNQLSFDKTFGKHSLSVLAVAETQKVLSTGLTGSGTRPNNDLDVIQGVSNPSITSTRAETDLISYVGRVNYDYEGKYLLSASIRRDGSSLFAPGNKWGNFPSASVGWRINQEGFMKGMPQLSELKLRASYGRTGFNGINNYAWQSLVQADATAYPFGSANSLGSYFNSLGNTELKWETTDMVNVGVDVGLFNNRITFTGEVYNRFTDGLILAVPIPNSIGYTNAPVANIGSMKNWGYEFQAGYNYAKGDFRGNVSANVGITRNRVLSLATPTASIYAGQNADYGGFDITKTEVGQPIQSFYGWQVDGIFQDQAAINTANAVDGNDKTLYQDKAAPGDIKFKDLNGDGKIDANDRTYLGSYLPKFNYGANFSGTYKNFDFTLYLQGVQGNKIYNGTKVVTQGMLRLFNAGTAVLNAWTPTNTNTDVPRAVSGDPNNNSRTSDRFLEDGSYMRIKNLTIGYSIPVKVLGGLTNGVVSKVRVYVSTQNLLTLTKYTGYDPEIGSRNGTLLRSGIDYASYPQARTFLAGLQLTF, from the coding sequence ATGGTTAATCAACTACAATTACGTGGCTTACTGCGTATTTTTTTGCGACATGGGCTCTATCAGTTAGTGCTCATAGCAATCTTTACTTTGAGCGTAAAGGCACAAAACGCATCTGCCGACAAATCGATTACAGGTACCGTACTCGACGAAAAAGGAAGTCCTTTAGTCGGTGTCAATATCCAGATTAGAGGCACGACACGCGGCACCGCCAGTGATGCTCGGGGTGCTTATCGAATTGATGTTCCGAATGGAAACGCGGTGTTAGTATTCAGCTACATTGGTTATAAAAAACAGGAAATTGCGGTCAACAATCAGTCAACAATCAATGTATCGCTGGAAGGAGATGCTGGCTCACTGGAAGAAGTCGTCGTGGTAGGTTACGGTACTCAAAGGCGGTCGTCGCTGACAGGAGCCGTTTCGACCGTAACGCCGAAAGAATTAACGGCCCTGCCAGTTCCTAATGTTACGTCAGCCTTGCAGGGACGAGTGCCGGGGGTATCGGTTGTCAACAATGGCGGACCGGGTAGCTCGCCTATTGTACAGATCCGGGGAATCGGGTCGATTAACTATGCATCAGGACCGCTCTACGTCATCGACGGCGTACCGACGGGCGATCTGAATAGCTTCAATACCAATGATATCGAATCACTCGAAGTACTCAAAGATGCCAGTTCGGCTGCTATTTATGGATCGAGGGCTTCGAATGGTGTGATCCTGATTACAACCAAAAAAGGTGGTCGGGATAGTAAAATTCGCATTTCGCTGGACTCGTACGTCGGTACGCAGAGTGCCTGGCATAAAGTCGATGTGCTCAACAGGGATCAGTATGTGCAATATGCCAAAGCCCTGACCTCAAATGCGGGTATCCCCACACCGGGCCGCCTGAGCGACCTGAACCAACCTATTTACGCTGGGGCAACGCAAACCTTTGCCCAAACTGAAACGAACTGGCAAAACGAACTTTTCCGGAACGCGCCAATAGCCCAGCATCAGCTTTCCTTGTCGGGAGGAAATGCCGTTTCCCGCTTCTTCGCATCGGGGAGCTACTTCAAACAGAATGGCATTATGAAGGGCACCGATTTTGAACGGGGTTCGTTACGGTTAAATTCTGACCACCAGGTCGCTAAATTTCTGACGATTGGTCAGACACTGACAGCCGCATACAGCAACCAGCGGGCAGAGCCATCTGCCGATCGGTCGCAGTTGATGCATGCCATCCGCATGATGCCCTACTGGCCAACAACTGATCCCACGAAAGTAGGTGGATTTAGTGCACCCACCGCGCTCGATGGCTCTGACCCGGAAAACCCGCTCCGCGCCCTGACCATGGACGTTACCCGGACTAAGTTCCTGAAAGCCTTCGCCACGGTCTATGCCGATGTCAGGCTGACCAGTTTTCTGAAATACCGCTTTAATTACGGGGTCGATCTGGGCTTTACAAACGGGAGCACTTTTAATCCGATTTACAACGATGGATACGTTCAGCGTACCTCAGCAACGGTTTCGCAGGTGCGTAATACAAACATCTCTCAGGTAATCACCAATCAGCTTTCGTTTGATAAAACCTTTGGGAAACACTCCCTCAGCGTACTGGCAGTGGCAGAAACCCAAAAGGTGCTGTCTACCGGTCTGACAGGTTCGGGTACCCGGCCTAATAACGATCTCGATGTGATTCAGGGCGTTAGCAATCCTTCGATAACCAGCACGCGGGCCGAAACGGACCTGATATCGTACGTGGGTCGTGTTAATTATGATTACGAAGGTAAATACCTGCTGAGTGCCTCGATTCGCCGGGATGGCTCCTCCTTATTTGCTCCAGGCAACAAGTGGGGTAACTTCCCATCGGCTTCCGTGGGCTGGCGTATTAACCAGGAGGGCTTTATGAAAGGTATGCCACAGTTGTCGGAGTTGAAACTACGGGCCAGTTACGGCAGAACCGGATTCAATGGCATTAACAACTACGCCTGGCAGTCGCTGGTGCAGGCAGATGCTACCGCCTATCCCTTTGGCAGCGCCAACAGTTTAGGCTCTTATTTCAACTCATTAGGCAATACCGAACTGAAGTGGGAAACCACCGACATGGTCAATGTGGGCGTGGACGTAGGCTTATTCAATAATCGAATTACCTTCACCGGCGAAGTATACAACCGGTTTACCGATGGGCTTATTCTGGCGGTTCCCATTCCCAATTCCATTGGGTACACCAATGCGCCGGTTGCGAACATTGGGAGCATGAAAAACTGGGGGTACGAGTTCCAGGCAGGTTATAATTACGCAAAGGGTGATTTCCGGGGGAACGTATCGGCTAATGTCGGAATCACCCGCAACCGGGTGTTGAGTCTGGCTACACCAACGGCGTCCATCTATGCGGGCCAGAATGCTGATTATGGCGGATTCGATATCACCAAAACTGAAGTTGGGCAGCCCATTCAGTCGTTCTACGGCTGGCAGGTAGATGGCATTTTCCAGGATCAGGCTGCCATTAATACAGCGAATGCTGTCGATGGCAACGACAAAACTCTGTATCAGGATAAAGCGGCACCCGGTGATATCAAGTTTAAAGACCTCAATGGCGATGGTAAAATTGACGCCAATGACCGGACCTATCTGGGAAGCTATCTGCCTAAATTTAACTACGGAGCTAACTTCAGCGGTACGTATAAAAACTTCGACTTTACGCTCTATCTGCAAGGCGTTCAGGGCAATAAGATTTACAATGGCACAAAGGTCGTTACGCAGGGAATGCTTCGCCTGTTCAATGCAGGCACGGCCGTTTTGAATGCCTGGACACCAACCAACACCAATACCGATGTTCCCAGGGCAGTTAGTGGCGATCCTAACAACAACAGCCGCACATCTGACCGCTTCCTTGAAGATGGCTCGTACATGCGGATCAAGAATCTGACGATTGGTTATTCGATTCCGGTCAAGGTGCTGGGTGGGCTCACAAACGGGGTCGTTAGCAAAGTTCGGGTATACGTTTCAACCCAGAACCTGCTGACACTGACCAAATACACGGGCTACGATCCGGAAATTGGTTCCCGCAATGGAACACTGCTACGGAGCGGTATCGACTATGCCAGCTATCCGCAGGCACGCACGTTCCTGGCGGGACTTCAGCTTACGTTCTAA
- a CDS encoding Crp/Fnr family transcriptional regulator, translating into MKKSRTECDLRSCLFCTAGKDDWQAVVRANRKILHVKKGDLIFAEGTPVTGVYFVYKGIVKIHKQWARHKQLILNFARSGEMIGYRGLGEEPIFPVSATVLQDAAICYIELPFFESSLETNHILTHALMKFFANALQAAEKRMRDLALMDVKGRVAETLLMLERKFGTDAAGFIDVSLKQQDMAAYAGTTYETFFRMLHELKAETIIEQKGKRILILDQNQLTRFIQVTPA; encoded by the coding sequence ATGAAGAAAAGTCGAACAGAGTGTGATCTGCGTAGCTGCCTGTTTTGTACGGCCGGGAAGGACGATTGGCAGGCCGTTGTTCGGGCCAACCGCAAAATACTGCATGTCAAAAAAGGTGACTTGATTTTTGCGGAGGGAACTCCGGTTACCGGGGTTTATTTTGTTTATAAAGGCATCGTAAAAATCCACAAGCAGTGGGCTCGCCACAAGCAGTTGATTCTCAATTTTGCCCGATCGGGCGAAATGATTGGCTATCGTGGTCTGGGGGAAGAGCCAATTTTTCCGGTATCGGCGACAGTCCTGCAAGATGCTGCCATCTGCTACATTGAGCTGCCTTTTTTTGAATCCTCACTTGAGACTAACCACATCCTTACGCATGCGTTGATGAAGTTTTTTGCCAATGCCTTACAAGCTGCTGAAAAACGTATGCGCGATCTGGCGCTCATGGATGTGAAGGGACGAGTGGCAGAAACCCTGTTGATGCTGGAGCGAAAGTTTGGCACCGATGCTGCTGGTTTTATCGATGTTAGCCTGAAGCAGCAGGACATGGCCGCCTATGCCGGAACAACCTACGAAACGTTTTTTCGAATGCTCCACGAACTGAAAGCGGAAACGATTATTGAACAGAAAGGCAAACGGATACTCATTCTGGATCAGAATCAGCTGACCCGTTTTATACAGGTAACACCAGCATAA
- a CDS encoding HPP family protein, producing the protein MKKRIERRYRIARYVIYRQTILEPVDHFWTFLGAFTAIAAIGLLQQSRFTQQDDVFLIGSFGASCVLIFGATNSPLAQPRNLVGGHLLASLIGVAIHKLVPDQIWLSSALAVSLSIVCMQMTKTMHPPAGATALIANIGSEKIKSLGFGYSLTPVMTGVLILLLIALIVNNIPSSRSYPAAPWRWRKTAGKKKHRHDQTQRQDAATMDVAQMTSE; encoded by the coding sequence GTGAAAAAAAGAATTGAACGTCGTTATCGGATTGCCCGCTATGTCATCTATCGTCAAACTATTCTGGAACCAGTAGACCATTTCTGGACTTTCCTGGGTGCATTTACGGCCATTGCGGCAATCGGTTTACTTCAGCAATCTCGCTTTACGCAGCAGGACGATGTATTTCTGATTGGTTCATTTGGTGCATCCTGCGTATTGATCTTCGGAGCAACCAATAGTCCGCTGGCACAGCCCAGAAATTTAGTGGGCGGCCATCTTTTGGCTTCACTAATTGGGGTTGCCATTCATAAGCTGGTCCCAGACCAGATTTGGCTATCCTCGGCGTTGGCCGTTTCATTGTCCATCGTTTGTATGCAAATGACCAAAACCATGCATCCGCCAGCCGGAGCTACTGCGCTCATTGCTAACATTGGTTCTGAAAAAATCAAAAGCCTGGGATTTGGCTATTCGTTAACACCCGTCATGACGGGTGTTCTAATTTTATTGCTTATCGCTCTGATTGTCAATAATATCCCTTCCAGTCGATCGTATCCGGCTGCACCCTGGCGCTGGCGGAAAACAGCCGGAAAGAAAAAGCATAGGCATGACCAGACACAACGACAGGATGCGGCAACGATGGACGTAGCGCAAATGACTTCAGAATGA